In Phocoena phocoena chromosome 11, mPhoPho1.1, whole genome shotgun sequence, one DNA window encodes the following:
- the YAF2 gene encoding YY1-associated factor 2 isoform X3 has translation MGDKKSPTRPKRQPKPSSDEGYWDCSVCTFRNSAEAFKCMMCDVRKGTSTRDSKEGGKLVSYSTASLGVRGTLRNRVGGGSSEEKKQAEYLAPGRRRNIVHRGVGPGQRSGPSLKEA, from the exons ATGGGAGACAAGAAGAGCCCCACCAG GCCGAAGCGGCAGCCGAAGCCGTCCTCGGATGAGGGTTACTGGGACTGTAGCGTCTGCACCTTCCGGAACAGCGCCGAGGCCTTCAAGTGCATGATGTGCGATGTGCGGAAGGGCACCTCCACCCG GGACAGCAAGGAAGGGGGGAAGCTGGTGTCCTACTCCACAGCCAGTCTTGGGGTTAGAGGAACCCTGAGAAATAGAGTAGGTGGTGGCAGCtcagaagagaagaaacaggCCGAATACCTGGCACCTGGAAGAAGAAGGAATATAGTGCACAGGGGAGTTGGCCCAGGACAGAGAAGTGGGCCTAGTTTAAAAGAGGCTTGA